Part of the Polaribacter sp. Hel1_33_78 genome is shown below.
ATAAATAAATGTATATCTGATGTTAACAGTACAAAAATGAAATAATTTACCTACATATCAAAAAAAAGAGGGGTAAAATATTAAAAATGTATAAAAAATAATTTTATCCCTAATTTTGAAAGGGTATATTTGTTTAAAATTAAAAAATAGTAGAAAATATTAGTAATATGTCAAGAATCAGATTCAATGCATTACAAGAAACACTACATAGAAGACCTATTAAAGTGATTCAGAATGAAAAAAGATCAACACTTTTTGGTCAAAATGTCTTTAATAAACACGCTATGCAACAGTACCTTACACGTGCCGCTTATGAAAGTGTAATGAATGCGATTGAACATGGAACAAAAATAGATAGAAAAATTGCAGATCAAGTTGCAGTAAGTATGAAGGATTGGGCCATGTCGAAAGGTGCAACTCATTATACGCACTGGTTCCAACCACTTACAGGCGCAACAGCAGAAAAGCATGATGCTTTTTTTGAATCTATCAACGGTAGTTTGGCAATGGAAAAATTTGATGGAGAACAATTAGTTCAGCAAGAGCCAGATGCATCAAGTTTTCCAAATGGAGGAATTAGAAATACTTTTGAAGCAAGAGGATATACTGCTTGGGATCCTACATCTCCAGCATTTATTTATGAAACTACATTATGTATTCCTACTATTTTTGTGGCGTATACAGGAGAAGCCTTAGATAACAAAACACCATTATTAAGGGCCATACAAGCACTTGATACCCATGCAACTGCTGTTTGTAAATATTTTGACAAAAATGCAAGTAAAGTAAGTGCCACTTTAGGTTGGGAACAAGAATTTTTTTTAATTGATGATGCTTTGGCGCTTTCTAGACCAGACTTGCAATTAACGGGTAGAACATTATTAGGGCATACGCCTGCGAAAGGACAACAATTAGATGATCATTATTTTAGTACAATTCCTGCAAGAGCAATGAGCTTTATGCAAGATTTAGAACAAGAGTGTATGTTATTAGGAATTCCTGTAAAAACAAGACATAATGAAGTTGCTCCGAATCAGTTTGAAGTTGCGCCTATTTTTGAGGAGGCAAATTTAGCGGTAGATCATAATTCATTGCTAATGGATGTAATGCAGAAGGTTTCTCGAAGACATAAATTTAAAGTGTTACTTCATGAAAAACCATTTGCAGAAATTAATGGTTCAGGGAAACATAATAATTGGTCTTTATCATCAAAGAACGGAACTAATTTACTGAGTCCTGGTAAAACACCAATGAAAAATTTACAATTTCTCACCTTTTTTGTGAACACTATTAAAGCAGTCTATAGGTATGAAGAATTATTAAGAGGGTCTATTGCATCTGCAGGTAACGATCACAGATTAGGGGCCAATGAAGCTCCACCTGCTATAATCTCTGTATTTATTGGTAGTCAGTTATCTGCAGTTTTAGATGACTTAGAAAATGTGACGAAAGGAAAGCTATCACCTCAAGAAAAAACAGATTTAAAACTGAATATCATTGGTAAAATTCCAGAGATTTTATTAGATAATACCGATAGAAATAGAACATCCCCTTTTGCATTTACAGGAAATAAATTTGAGTTTAGAGCTGTTGGTTCTTCGGCAAATTGTGCAATACCAATCACGGTTTTAAATACCATTGTAGCAAAACAATTAAAGGAGTTTAAAATTGAGGTTGACGCCCTGATTGATGAAAAAGGATTGAAAAAGGATGAAGCTATTTTTAACATGTTAAGAGAGTATATTAAAGATTCAAAAGCTATTCGTTTTGAAGGAGATGGTTATGGAGATTCTTGGGAGAAAGAAGCAAAAAAACGCGGACTTAGCAATAATAAAACAACACCCGAAGCATTAAAAGTAAAAATCACCAAAAAGGTAATTGATTTATTTGAGGAGATGGATGTAATGAATAAAGTGGAGTTAGAGGCCAGGTACGAAATAGATTTAGAATTATATACAAAAAGAGTTCAAATAGAAAGTAGGGTTTTAGGAGATGTTGCTAGGAACCATATAGTTCCTACAGCTATAATTTATCAAAATACACTATTAGAAAATACAAAAAATCTTAAAGAAATTTTCGGAACTGAGTTTAAGAATATTGCCAAAGAGCAAAT
Proteins encoded:
- a CDS encoding glutamine synthetase III, with the protein product MSRIRFNALQETLHRRPIKVIQNEKRSTLFGQNVFNKHAMQQYLTRAAYESVMNAIEHGTKIDRKIADQVAVSMKDWAMSKGATHYTHWFQPLTGATAEKHDAFFESINGSLAMEKFDGEQLVQQEPDASSFPNGGIRNTFEARGYTAWDPTSPAFIYETTLCIPTIFVAYTGEALDNKTPLLRAIQALDTHATAVCKYFDKNASKVSATLGWEQEFFLIDDALALSRPDLQLTGRTLLGHTPAKGQQLDDHYFSTIPARAMSFMQDLEQECMLLGIPVKTRHNEVAPNQFEVAPIFEEANLAVDHNSLLMDVMQKVSRRHKFKVLLHEKPFAEINGSGKHNNWSLSSKNGTNLLSPGKTPMKNLQFLTFFVNTIKAVYRYEELLRGSIASAGNDHRLGANEAPPAIISVFIGSQLSAVLDDLENVTKGKLSPQEKTDLKLNIIGKIPEILLDNTDRNRTSPFAFTGNKFEFRAVGSSANCAIPITVLNTIVAKQLKEFKIEVDALIDEKGLKKDEAIFNMLREYIKDSKAIRFEGDGYGDSWEKEAKKRGLSNNKTTPEALKVKITKKVIDLFEEMDVMNKVELEARYEIDLELYTKRVQIESRVLGDVARNHIVPTAIIYQNTLLENTKNLKEIFGTEFKNIAKEQIELIMVISNHITEINSLVNKMVEERKKANKYNGIKSAEYYCRKVKPFFDQIRYHCDKLETMVDDNLWPLTKYRELLFTN